The sequence TTGATCTGACGCCGAATTGCCGGTGTCGATCTCTTCCAAAAGTACCAGTAAATCTCTCGGGAGATAAATATCCCCGTCGTCGTGTACCAGCATCGTTCCAATACTCTTTTCAGGCCTGCGTAACAACTTGAGGTCGCGAACGAATCGTGCGGAATCGTACGTCGTATTGCCTGCATCAGTCTCAAACGTGGTGAAAACTTCCGGAACAATCGGCATATTGTACTTTGGATTTGTTCGGTCCGCTGTCGCCCTCATTTTCTCCATCATCTTCCGACTGAGTCCCATTGCCGCGCTCTGACGCGAATCCGGCGTCGAGAACTTGATTGAACCGAAGCCGACAATCCAACCTGAGATCCTGACCGAGCGCTTCTTCCATGAAATCGTATCCGCCACTACAGAAAGCAAAGAACCCAACTTCGCTTTCTTGTCTACTCTCCGTGCGACCACTACATGTCCCTTGATCTTTGCGCCTTTAGGAACAACTTCGCCGTTCAATAGAAATGCCTGGGCAACCCTGAGAGCGACCGGGTCTCCTGGCTTCGCGTGCGAAGCTCGGATCGAATGATCGACAAAAGCCACGAAGGTCGTGCCGTTGTGCAATTGTGGACTGGAGTACTGGGCGAAAGTTAAGCAAGCGCCAAATACGAGGACAACACAGGCAACGATAGGAGAGCGCATGGGGAAGAACTCTCCGCGGTAGGAATTTACGCCAGAACTTTAGCGCAGGCGTTCACGTTTTCAAGTAAATGTCGCGACAGAGATGTAGATAGTTCGCTAAGGATTTCTATGCCACCGAATCATCGTTCGAGTACAGCGCCCAAGCGCTCGCCAGGTCCTGCACCACATGCCCGAGCGACTTGTAAATCGTGATCTCGTCGGCCGACCGTCTCCCTTCGACTCTTCCTGCGAGGACTTCGCCGATTTCGCCGGCGATGTGATCGTCTCCGATCAGTCCTGCGGCTTTGGCACGAAGGAATTCGGCGCCCTGCGCGAGCACGCCTTCACGGCTGTCGACGATGAAGCGCGACCGCACGACGAGATCGTGGTCGATCTCCGCGGGACCGGCGTAGCTCGAGCCAACTACATTCACGTGCGTTCCCGGCCGGACCCATGCACCTTTCAGGATCGGCTCCGGCGCGGACGTTACAGTACAAATAATGTCCGCCTCCGCGACCGCGTCGCGCACGTCGGCAGCCGCTCTGGCGGGAACTCGCAGCTCTGCTTGCATGCTCTCGGCGAAGGCTCGCGCACGCTCGGCTGATCGTCCCCAGACAGTAATCGTTTCGATCTTTCGAACTTTGCTGATTGCGCGCGCGTGCGTTTGCGCCTGTTCACCATAGCCGAGCAGCGCCATTCGGCGCGCGTCCTTGCGTGCCAGCACATCCGTCGCGACTGCGCTCGCAGCTGCGGTGCGAATCGCGGTGATTTCCCCGGCGTGAACAATGCAGACCGGCGCGCCGCTCTCGGGATCGAACAGGACGACCACTCCCTGGTGAGACTGGATTCCTTTCGAAAAATTTCCGTGAAACACGCTGATCAGCTTTGCGCCGAACGGAGCATGTGCTCCCATCGCGCCGGGCATGACTCCGAATAAGCGCCCTTCCGACAACGACATAATGGAGCGCAGCAGCTGCTTTGTCTCGCCGCACGAAAACGCGATCATCGCATCGCGAACGATTGGAATGCAGACTTCGTAAGTCAAACGTCTCGCTACCTCATCGCGGTCTACAAAACGCATGAGCCTCTCCTGATGCCGAATCGCCTCGCCCATGCCACTTTTGGGCCGGGTTCATTCACCAAAGGTTCTCGAATCCTACACTTGGTCACGATGAAAATCGCTGACATTCGCCGACCTTCGCACTAGAATCGGGTCCTTTCATTCCTTCAACAATCGAGCGGTTCCCCGAAACCTCTCGAGGGAGACGAGTGTGCATCTCTGCCTCGAAGACCGCCGCCAGAAACGCGTCCTGTTACATCCCGGGCTAAAACTGAGTTCCTTCCTCATTTTCCTGCTGAGCGCCACATGGTTGCATGCGGCTACGATTTCCGGAACCGTGAAGGATCCCAAGGGCGCCGTAATCGTCGGTGCGAAAGTTGAAATCAGCGGCGGGGACCTGGCGCAACCGATTCTGCTCACCACGGACGCCGTAGGGCATTTCGTCTCCCCAGACCTGAAGCCCGGGAAGTACACGGTTCGCGTCACTCAACCGGGCTTCGAACCTCGTGAGGAAGCAGTTGATGCAAACGCGGCGTCAGAACTTCACCTGACGTTAGCGATCGCCACGAAGGAAACAAAGCTCTCCATCACGGGCGCTCCGGGTACATACGCGAATTCGGATCCGGTATACCGCAAGTTGCGCGAGATCGGACTGGGACAGAGCTTCCAGGTGAAGAACTTCAACCTCAACGTGGATGCCGGCAGTTTCCATTTAGAACAGGGTACTCTGACTTTCCTGGCGCCTGTGAACGGGATCTCCACCGGCGCAGTGTTCGTCGGCGAAGGGCACTTCACGCTGAAACCGGTGACGATTCTCGACACACATGAACTCAACCGCCGGATCGGCGCCGACCAACTCGATGAAGATTTTACCGACGTCGTCATCCGCTTTACCGGCGACGCTCATCGCAGCTTGCTGGCCGGCATCGGGGACCCCGTGCCCACACCGGCCGAGGCGACTGCGGTCTTCCAGCATTGGGAGGAGAAGGTGCGGCATCGCCGCGAGATACCACTCGGATTCACCGAATCCCTGCTGACCGACGAGACAATGGACAATGTCGACGCCGATGTTCTGGCCGCGATCTATAACCCTGCCCACCCGATGTTCTTCAATGCGTACATTCACGGCAAGAAACACAAAGACCTGCGCTTCTTCCTGAGAATGCGCGTAGGCGCCTTGCCGCAATTGGATTCACCCGAAGAAGTGGCGCTGATCAATTGCGACACAGACGGCATGAACGATGGCGTGTGGTACCTCGCGCACACGAAATCGGAATACCTGAACGGCACGGCCAGTTCCAGCGAGGACCGGCGGTTGTTCGCCACCCATCGCTACAAAATCGAGACTGTCATTGCCAAGAACCAGCATCTGTTCAGCACCGCCACGATCTGGTTCGAACCGCTCGTGCAAGGCGAGCGCGTGGTCAAATTCGGCTTGCTGCCGAACCTCCGCGTGTCTCAGGTCCTCGACGATAAGGGACAGAACCTCAACTTCATCCAGGAAGGACGGAAAGAAGATGGCTCTTTTTACGTCGTCCTTCCGGCAGCTCCACCGATGGGGCAGGAGACGTCGATCACGATCGAGTATGCGGGCGACAAGGTCATTGAAAATGCCGGCGGCGGTTCCTACTACGTTCAAGCGAGAAGCTCCTGGTATCCCAACCTCAATGGCTTTGGCGAACGCGCGACCTACGACCTCACCTTTAAGGTGCCGCGCAAATTCAAATTGATCAGCGTCGGAGACCTGAAGCAGGAATCCGTCGAGCAGGACGTCGCGGTGACGCATTGGGTCACACCCATGCCGGTAGCCGTGGCCGGATTCAACTACGGCGACTACCAGAAATTGGAGTTGGACAGCGGCAAGGACGACAAGACCAGTTACAAGATCAGCGGCTACTATCTGACCGAGTTGCCCGGTTCACTCGCGAACTACAGCATCTTGAAAACGATGGCTCCCCGCAGCATGACCGAATTCGCGATGCAGCAGACGCGCGCGCAACTGCAGATCTGCAGCCTGTATTTTGGCAAGAGCCCTTACGATTCCATCAACATTACCGAGCAGCCAAACTTCAACTTCGGACAGTCGTGGCCCTACCTCGTCTATCTTCCCATCTCCGCGTACACCGACTCCACGCAGCGATGGATGCTGTTCGGAAACATCAACAACAAGTTCACCGGCTTCGTCGATGAAGTCACCCCACACGAAGTTTCTCACCAGTGGTGGGGACATGAGGTGGGCTGGGCCTCTTATCACGACCAGTGGCTCTCCGAAGGATTTGCCGAATTCTCCGCCGGGCTGTTTACAGAAATCGCGTACGGAAATAACCACAAGGAGTATCTGCAATTCTGGGATCGCCTGCGACATCGCACTCTCGAGAAGAACAAATTCGGAGTCGCGCCGAACGACGCTGGACCGATTTGGATGGGGTTACGCCTGATTTCGCCGAAAAGCGAGGAAGCGTATCAGGATGTCATCTACTCCAAGGGCGCGTACGTATTGCAAATGCTTCGATCCATTATGTACACCCCCGGAGACAAGCTCTTCATCGACACGATGCATGATTTCGTCCAAACCTATCAGGGCCGTGCGGCGAGCACCGAAGACTTTGAAAAGATCGTGGAGCGCCACATGACGAAAGCGATGGACCTGCAAGGGAGCGGAAAGATGGACTGGTTCTTCCGTGAGTGGGTGTACGGGACGGAGGTTCCGAAATATCAGTTCGAGTACCAGTTGACTCCGGCGGACGGCGGCAAAGTGAAGCTGTCGATGAAGATCACGCAAAGCGAAGTCGATCCTAATTTCGCCATGCTGGTTCCGGTGTTTGCAGATTTCGGCAAAGGCATGATGCGTATCGGACAGGTCGCCGTCGTCGGCAACTCCACGCGCACAGGAGAGACACTGCTCCCAATGCAACCAAAGAAGGTTGCACTCAATGTGGAACGGGACATCCTGGAGCGTTGATCACCGGACAATTGGACTGGGTTCAACCCTGATTCCGTTTCGAAATAATTCATAACTGGGTCCAACCGACCCAGTTTTTCTTTTTGTCACCTTTGTTAGTGATTCACCTCACATACTCGCGGGTTACCGATGTTGCAAAGTATCGCAACTCTTAAACGGTGGCGATCTTTGCCGCCATTCGCCGCTTCCTGAACCCACTTCGTCGCACACGAGAATGGCAGTGTGCCGACATGGTTCCGTGACGTAGAAAAGCACCTCGATTTTCAACCTCGCGGTTCTTGTCGAGCGGGTGGATGATCATGGAACATCCGAGACCCGCATACACACTGGCCTCCTCTGTGAACTTCAGAACGGAGGATAGAAGTGAAAGCGAAGGATCAAAGACTTGTCACGGCAACCGTGCTGGCAGGATTGGCATTGTTGCTCTCCCCCATCCTTGTTCCTGGCGGAGCGAGCACGGCGTGGGCTGAATCGAGAAACAGGACGTCGACGCTCGTTGTGAGCCCGACATCCTTGTCATTCAGCTATCAGCAAGGCGGAGCATTGCCGACCGCCCAATCTCTTTCAATCAGCACCGGAAACCGGCATCAGAGTTTTTCGGTTTCTATCTCAGGCGGGACATGGCTCTCCGCTGGTCCTGCAAGCGGCACCACGCCGGGAACCGTAACGGTTTCGGCCAAGCCCGGAAGTCTTGCCGCCGGCACGTATAGCGGCGCAGTGACTATCTCCTCCGGTGGGCGGTCGGCGACGGTTCCCGTGAAACTGACGATTACAACCTCGTCATCTGGTGGTGGTGGCGGCGGCGGCACCGGCACCGGCAGTTATGCCCTGCTCGCCTGGAGCGAGTTAGGCATGCATTGCATGGACGGCAAGGACTATTCCGTGTTTTCCGTGCTTCCACCCTACAACACGATTTATGCCAAGCTGCTTACCAAGGGCAGCCAGCCCGTCCCGGTGACATCCGGCATAACAATCACGTACGCGGCAATGGCCGACAGCACCGGATCTATCAATACAACTTCGTACGGTACGAGCACGGTCGCGCAGAAAACGAACTTCTGGACGTTTGTCCGGTTGCTTTTCCTCGGCCAGCCTCTCCCCGACGTCGGACTGCACAACTACCCGGTGCAGAGCCTCACCCCGCAGCAGATGACTTACGACAGCACGAAGGGACTTTGGAAAGCCGAAGGCATTCCCACCGCTCCTTACGACGACAAGGGAGCCAGCAAGCCGTACCCGATGGCGCAGATCGTAGCGAAGAACTCGTCGGGACAGGTCATCGCAACCGCTGCCATCGTTCTCGCCGTGAGCGACGAGATGAGTTGCAAGAACTGCCACTCATCCGGAACCAACAGCGCTGCAATGCCTTCCGGCGGATGGATCACGCAGTATTCCGCCGCGCAAAACGTAAAGCTCAACATCCTAAAGAAGCATGACGACGACCATCCAATCCCAGCCGCAGTGCTTTCGGCCGTGCAGTCGAAGGGATACAACTACCAGGCAAGTCTCTACCAGACGGCGTTAGCCGGAGGCGCGCTCGATAATCCGGTACTGTGCGCATCCTGTCACGTGTCGAACGCACTGAACGCCGCCGGCATGGACACCGGCGTGAAAGACAGTTCCGGCAAGTCGCTGGTTCCGCCTCTTACGCAATCCATGCATACGTTGCACTCGAGCGTCACGCTCCCGGGCAGCACGACGACGCTCGACAACGCAACCGACCCTGCGAACAGCTGCTACCAGTGCCACCCGGGCGCGACTACCAAGTGCCAGCGCGGCGCCATGAGCGGCGTCGCGTGTTACAGCTGCCACGGCAATCTCAGCCGCGTCGGCGTTGCCACCCGCCAGGGATGGCTTGACGAACCGAATTGCCAGATGTGCCACCAGAACGCGACGACGTACTCGACCGCGTTCACTTCCACCAACATTGGTCCGAGCGGGACGCAGCGCACCAGTTCCGACCAGACCTTCGCGACCAACTCTAACGTTCCGTCCAGCGGCTTCAGCCTCTACCGCTTCAGCCAGGGGCACGGATCAACCGAGTGCTCGGCGTGTCACGGATCGCAACACTCCGAATACCCCACGAATCAGGCCAATGACAACGTCTACAGCACGAACCTGCAAGGCTATGCCGGGCGGATTACCGAGTGCGCTACCTGCCATGGCACCAGCCTGGCAACCACCAATAACGGCGGACCGCACGGGATGCACACCGTCGGACAGTCATGGGTGAGCAGTCACCCGCAGTATGCGCAGGGCGGCGGATACACGGCATGCGCTTACTGTCACGGCTCCACTTACCAGGGAAGCTCGCGCTCAACGCTGCTCACCACTAAGACATTCAACGTGGATGACGGAAGGACGAAGACGCTGAGTTCGGGTCACCAGGTCAGTTGCTACGACTGCCACAACGGACCGACCGGCGGATAACCCCTACTGGAGGTCAACGCACGCAAGGCTCTCGGTTAACTTGCTGCCGAGAGCCTTGCGTCTTCAACTGGAAACTGAGAACCGAGGACTGGTACCTGCGTCTCAGTGCATTGCCGCGCCCCCGCCGCCCTTATGCCGAGGTTTGCGCATCAGGAACACCAGCGGGATCATGCAGAAGAAAATAATGCCCAGCAGGCGGAAGGACTTAATGAAGGCGAGCATGGCCGCCTCGCGTTCCATCATGCCGAAAATCGCGGCATAGGCCTGCTGCGTTGCCGTATACACGTCCGCCCCGCCCTTCATCATTGTCGCCCGCAACCCCGCTATCGCTGAAGTAGCCGCGGTATTGTATGGCGTAATGTTCCCACTCAAGACATTGAGATCGCTGCGCGTGGAGCGAGCGTAAATCGTTGTTACCGAGGCAATGCCGATGCTGGCGCCGATATTTCGCATCAAGTTGAAGAGGCTGGTCGCGTTGCCCATCTTCTCGACCGGCACCGCGTCATTCGTGACTGTGGTGAGCGGAACGAAGAGCAGGCCCATCGCGGTTCCCTGCAGAATCTGCGGCCAGAAGATGTCCCAGTACCCGGCGTTCAGGTCCAAGCCGCCAAGCAGGATGAGGCTGTACCCCGCTGCGATCAGGCCAATGATCAATAACTTTCGTGGCTCGATCTTCCCCATGAGAATGCCGACTATCGGCATGAACAGGAACGAACCGAGACCGCGTGGCAGCATGGCATACCCCGACTGCAGCGCCGGATATCCCATGATCGTCTGCAGCCAGATCGGCAGCAGCACCGTGCTTCCGTAGAGCACGAACCCGAGAATGGTCATCATGAAAACGCCGGTCGCATAGGTTCGATTTCGGAAAACACCGAGATCGACAATCGGATGTTTCGTCATCAACTCGCGAATAGTAAAGGCGACTAGACCAAAAATCGCGAGAACACATAGGGTGCGAATGAAATCCGAGCTGAACCAATCTTCCGTCTGGCCTTTGTCGAGCAAAACCTGCAACGATCCGATGCCGATGACCAGGAAGCCCATCCCGATGTAGTCGATATACGCCGATTTCCTGCCGATATAGGGCGGGTCCCAGACGAACAGCTTGGCCATGATGGTGGCCATGATTCCGACCGGCAGGTTGATGTAAAAGACCCAGCGCCAGCTGTAAGTATCGGTGATCCAGCCGCCCAGCACCGGGCCGAGCATTGGAGCAACCACGATGCCGAGCGCCCAGAACGCCATGGCTTTGCCGCGCTTCTCCGGCGGAAAAGCTTCCAGCATGATGGCCTGCGACAATGGCTGGAGGCCGCCACCAGTCGCGCCCTGGATGACACGGAATATTATGAGAGTGGCAAGATTCGGAGCCAGTCCGCAGGCGACCGAGGCCATCGTAAACCCCGCCACCGACATCAGCAGGATGCGCTTGCGCCCAAACTGATTCGCCAGCCAGCCCGTCATTGGGAGGACGATGGCGTTCGAGACTAGGTACGAAGTCAGAACCCAGGTGGTCTCGTCCACCGTCGCCGAGAGGCTGCCCGCGATGTGCGGCAGCGACACGTTTACAACGGTCGTATCGAGCACTTCCATGAACGTGCCCAGCATCACCGCTACGGCGACGATCCATGGATTGATTTCGGGCGGATTAGAACGATTCTCCGGCATTACTGCGAATTCCCAGTTCTCGGATGAATTGATTCAGTGCCAGGCACTCGGTGCTGGGTACTGGGATACCGCATCGCAAGCACCCAGTACCAATCGCCCAGCACCCTACTTTCCGGTATACACGGTGGGAACCACCGACATACCTGGACGCAGCTGGTGGTTCGGATCTTCCCCAGGATCCAGAACGATCTTCACCGGCACACGTTGCACCACTTTCACATAATTTCCGGTTGCGTTATCGGCAGGGAGCAGGCTGAAGCGCCCACCCGTCGCGCCACCGATGGAATCCACATGCCCCTTGAGGTCCTTGCCGAATGCGTCGACATGGATGGTTACAGCCTGCCCGGGATGCATGTTCTGCAACTGCGTTTCCTTGAAATTTGCCGTGACGTAGATGTCCGCGAGATTGACGAGTGCTGCCAGCGGCTGGCCCGGCTGGATCGTCTGCCCGACTTCTACGGAGCGCTTGCTGACCTCACCGGCCTCCGGCGCCCGAACCGTGCAGTACTGCAGGTTCAGTTCCGCCTGTGCGAGGTTTGCCTGTGCCTTCTCGACCGCTGCGTCGGCAGCACCCGCTTTCGCTTCGATCACGCGCACCTGCTGCGGCCCTGTTTGCGCGCTGCGAACCGCTGCATCAGCTTGTATGACGTGACTTTGCGCAGTTGCAACTGCCGCCCGCGAAGCGTCGACTGTCGCGCGCGCCGACTGGTCGGCAGCGACTGCGGCGTCATACTGCTGACGCGAAATCTCGTCCTTCGTGATCAGTTGCTTGAAGCGCTCGAGGTCTTTTGCAACCTTGTCCGCATTCGCTTCGGCTTCACGGACTCGCGCGTTGGCAGCTTCGACCTCGCGCTGTGCAGCGGTACGGTTGGCGACAGCAGCTTCAACACCGGTCGAAGTGGACGTGCTTGCGATGGGCACGCTGGTGCGCGCGGCGGCCGCCGCCGCTTTCGCATCGGCCAGTTCCGCCTCTGCGCGTTTGACGGCTACGTCGTAGTCTTTCGGGTCGAGCTGAACTAGAATCGCGCCTGTCTCAACGTGCTGGTTGTCATGGAAGTCAACGCTGATCACAGTTCCGCCCACGCGGGCACTGATTGGCGTGATGTGGCCGTCGACCTGCGCGTCATCCGTCGATTCCCGAACCGAGTAGTAATGCCAGACGTACGTTCCAGCGACTATAAGCAAAATGATGCCCGCGATTAACGCATAACGAACGCCGGGATGTTCGCGGAGGTATGCTTTGACACCACGTTTGCGAACAACCGCGGTGTCTTCCTCCGGCCAGGGTCCGTGCAGGTCGGGGTCTTGAACTTCGAGTTCCTGGTCCTGGGGCTTTCTGGAATCCGGCACTAGTGCTGTCCTCCTAAGAATCTTTTCGTCGCCTCTTCGGCAACACCGAGGGCGCGCGCCAAGTTCAGCTTGGCCACGTTATGAGCATAAAGACTGTCGATGTAATTCTCTTCCGCCGTGGCGCGTTGCTCTTGTGCCTGCACCACTTCCACCGTGTTGGTCACGCCGGCAGCGAAGCGATCGCGCGACTGCGAAACCTGCTCCCGTGCGACCGCAAGCGCGCTGGTTGCCACCTTGAGTTGCGCTGTTGCGGCATTGACGTCAAGGAAGGCCGTGCGGACCTCGTATTCGATGCGCTGGCGAAGGTCGTCGAGTTCGGCCTGGCGTTGCTGCAATACTGTCTCGGCCTGCAGGACATCCGCATCGATCTTACGGCCCTCGAAGATGGGAATCGTCACTCCCGTAGCTGCCGTGAAGGTTCCGTGCGAATTCCCGGGAGTCTTGCCGAGAACTCCGTAATCGCCGTTGACACCTAGTTCCGGATACCGTTCCGCTTTTGCCGCCTTCACCGACAATTCAGCGGCACGAAGCTGCGCCTGCAACTGGTGGTAATCCGATCTTTTCTCGTATGCGCGCTTCAGAGCTTCATCAAACGTGATCGGCACCGGTGCGGAATTGGGCATCGTGTCGGCCAGCTTGAAGTCCTGTCCCATGGGCACACCGATGGTGCGCGCCAGCGAAAGCAGTTGCTTGTCGTAGTCGTTCTGGGCAACGAGGAGTCGCTGCTGCTGCGCCTGCAGTTCCACCTGTGCGCGCATTACATCGATTCCGGCCGTCATCCCGGCGTTCTTCAGGTTCACCGCCTGGTCATAAAGGGCCTGCGCCGTCTGGACCTCAGCGGTTACCGCCGCAACCCTGGAAGCATCGGCGAGCGCCTGCAGATAAGAAGAGCCGACTACCAGCACGATGAGATCGCGCGTGTTCTGGTAGGAGTAGCGCGCGGCGCGAACGTTCTCGCTGGCGGCTCGCTCTTTGTAGAGCGAGTTGAATCCGAGAGTCTCATTGAGAAGCGCGCGACTGTCAAAGATACTGAATGGTCCAATGATGCTGGGAGTTCCCGGCGCGATTGGAATTCCGTAGGCCGCCAGGTTGATCTGCTGCACGCTTTCGGCAACGCGCGCGTTGATGTGCGGAAGCATCTCGCTGAGCGCGCGGAGTCTGGCGGCGCTTGCCGACCTGTTCCCCTGTTCGGAAAGAATAATGCCGAGGTTGTACTTCAGCCCGCGGTCAATGGCATCCAGCAGCGAGAGAGAGACCGTCCCCGGCTGCAGGGGAGCGGGGCGCGATCCCGCCAGAGGGGTCTGTCCGGCACTGAGCTGCTGTATGACATTGGGGGTAGGCGGCGGCGTTCCCACGGAATAACCAGCCGCAGGTGTGGTCTGCGCCTCGACCCCTAAGCTCAACAAGAAAAGAATGCCAAACCAAGATAAGTAAGTACGTACTTTTATTTTCACAAACTATATCCCCCACCAGCCGCGGAATTTCCGCAGAGACGGGCAAAAAAGATTACCCCGATTTAGATTCGCGAACCCTTCGTTCGGACTCATACCTTGCCCTACAGGGGTTCAGGGTAAAGATGCCCAGACAGAAGAAACAGAATTGCTGGAGCCTGGACCAAAATATCAGTGTAAATGAGGGAAGTAGAACGACCAAATCGAGCAAGCCACCGCAGGCCTCAGGAGAAGCGCACCCGGCGAATAGGCTCCGCCTTTGGCGATGATGCTCGGAGCCGTCTCTGCATCAGTTCCTTTAACTGCTCAGGAAGCGCCGTTGTATTGCTCCCTTTGATGTAGAGAGCGTCGGCACCCATGCGCCGCCACTCGGCAGAAGGTACCGGGTAAGCTGTCACCACAACGATAATTGGGCGCGGAGACCGATCCCGGGCGGCCCGGACGACCTCGAATCCCGCTGTCGGTGTCTCCATGCTCAGGTCTGTGATCACGATCTCAAAGCCGTCGCTTTCAATCGCCGCCCTCGCCTCTGACGCCGACGTTGCCTGCGTAACTCCGAACCCGTTCATCTCCAGCACGGTCGAGAGGAGTTGAACGATGCGGCTGTCATCATCAACCAGTAATACCCGAGTCATAAACGGGGCACCCTGTAGCCCGTATCTATGCTGCCGTCTGGTTCTGGTCGCTGTAATCAATGCGGCCGGAAAGCGCATCTGCGGTAGCGTCCTTTAAAGCTAGATTGATGCGGTCCATCGCCTCGTTGGCCGCCTTCACAGATTCACCGTCCCCCATCTTCTGAACGAGGAGACACAACGGAAATACCGCATTGCGAACATGATGATTCAATTCCGCCACGATCGCCGCCCTATCAATGGCGTTTCGGTAATGAACTTCTTCCTGCCGGAGTTGAATGGCGAGGCAAACTACAACCGTGGTGAGACCTGCAACCAGGTCGCCGATCAGCGCGTGCAACATCGTCCCGGGGTCGTGAGGGATAGTCGCGAGGTGCACTGCGGCCGCGATGGCGCCAACGATGACGCCGGAGAGGACGGCAAGGCCCAGTTTGCCACCGTTGCTCAACCGTTGCATAAATCTCCTGCCCGGTGGTGAGTGGAAATGTTCGGTCGACTACTCTCAGGCCGCCAGCTGATATGTTTCCGTTCGGTCCCGAAATGATTTGATGCAAGAACAATCCATGGCGCACCCGGGCGGATGCGACGGCACGCAAGTTTCGGTACATGTACCTTCGGGCACTGAACCCGAGGTCAGACGGGAGTTTTCAAGGCGAAGCTGTGACGAAGCTGCCTTCGGAAGAACCGGGGGCCTACGGTGGAAACGAGGTTTTTGTCCTCTCTTTTCTACACTGGCGCCAACCGTGCCTACGCCCAACGTAACTAGTTCATCCCCCGGCATTGGCCTAAAGTTGAGCGAGCATAGTTTCAAGGTCATGGCCACGGGAACCCACATCGAGTACGTGCGCGCCTTCGTCCGCAACCTGAATGTCGTTGTGAAGCAGGTCAACCTCTATGGACTGGCGCACAGACAAGTCGCGCCCCAGTTGGAGAATACCTGGAAGGAATTGCGCGGCGCTCTCTGCGGAGAGAGGCTCGTTCTGACGGCCGCCGGTGATCATCTCCTGCTTGACGGCAAGCCTCTCCAGGCAGGGAGCGCCGACCGAACCCTATCCCAGATGCTAGTCGGCGCCGGCATTGCAGGTATCTGTTTTTTTCCTGAAATCGAAGCGGAGC comes from Terriglobia bacterium and encodes:
- a CDS encoding TolC family protein → MLSLGVEAQTTPAAGYSVGTPPPTPNVIQQLSAGQTPLAGSRPAPLQPGTVSLSLLDAIDRGLKYNLGIILSEQGNRSASAARLRALSEMLPHINARVAESVQQINLAAYGIPIAPGTPSIIGPFSIFDSRALLNETLGFNSLYKERAASENVRAARYSYQNTRDLIVLVVGSSYLQALADASRVAAVTAEVQTAQALYDQAVNLKNAGMTAGIDVMRAQVELQAQQQRLLVAQNDYDKQLLSLARTIGVPMGQDFKLADTMPNSAPVPITFDEALKRAYEKRSDYHQLQAQLRAAELSVKAAKAERYPELGVNGDYGVLGKTPGNSHGTFTAATGVTIPIFEGRKIDADVLQAETVLQQRQAELDDLRQRIEYEVRTAFLDVNAATAQLKVATSALAVAREQVSQSRDRFAAGVTNTVEVVQAQEQRATAEENYIDSLYAHNVAKLNLARALGVAEEATKRFLGGQH
- a CDS encoding response regulator; amino-acid sequence: MTRVLLVDDDSRIVQLLSTVLEMNGFGVTQATSASEARAAIESDGFEIVITDLSMETPTAGFEVVRAARDRSPRPIIVVVTAYPVPSAEWRRMGADALYIKGSNTTALPEQLKELMQRRLRASSPKAEPIRRVRFS